In a genomic window of Bradyrhizobium ontarionense:
- a CDS encoding sensor histidine kinase has product MSGVIVVMRQTLLSCTSLARKGLLGLAATALAPAPPGFAGDGVPADAITTLFELSRPDVAEVTAMLALLGFSVVAAIALVRTRVRAARKEAKLRADVAELQLQADRYRALLFAEPQILIAWPAGGHRPQISGDTSMLVPADQPQRVLAFGAWLPPEPALQLDRAVDALREIGESFSLNLTTSHGHAIEAMGRAIGGQAIVRIRELSGLRRELAETQIRFRALGEETESLRALAAALPWPIWARQANGGLTYVNAAYARAADARDVPDAISRNLELLDSADRTNLQRALGAGGRFEGRLPIVTAGGERRMHDVRAFTLGSGSAGVAIDASEAAALDAAVVRMREAHRRTLDQLSSGVAVFDGQRRLAFYNDSYRRLWDLDTAFLDGQPDDSSVLDRLRAGRKLPEQADFRAWKAKLHEAYRAVEAAKDTWFLPDGRALSVVTTPNPEGGVTYLFDDVTESFDLARRFDGLIRVQRETLDSLAEGVAVFGSNGRVELFNPAFARMWRLTPEALRGHPHIDIVESWCRTLYDEPTAWRTIREAITSIENRIDIALKLERKDGSVLDCMSRPLPDGATMLTFQDITDTENVERALRESNDALEAAGQMKIDFVHHVSYELRAPLTTIIGFAHFLSDPSTGPLTPKQAEYLEYVTKSTNALLALTNNILDLATIDAGAMKLELGPVDAAKAIDAAAEGVQDRLATDRIRLNVEVDPNVGSFVGDERRVVQVLYNLLANAVGFSPPDSSVVVSARRTAHSVAFSVTDSGPGIPPEVKDKVFEWFESHSQGSRHRGAGLGLSLVRSFVELHGGRVRMDSVVGKGTTVTCDFPTDHVAQRNAAE; this is encoded by the coding sequence ATGTCGGGCGTGATCGTGGTGATGCGTCAGACGCTGCTGTCGTGCACGTCACTTGCGCGCAAGGGCCTGTTAGGTCTCGCTGCGACCGCGCTTGCACCGGCCCCGCCGGGCTTCGCAGGCGACGGTGTGCCGGCGGATGCGATCACGACGCTGTTCGAGCTGAGCCGTCCGGACGTCGCCGAGGTCACGGCGATGCTGGCGCTGCTGGGCTTCTCGGTGGTCGCCGCCATCGCACTGGTGCGCACGCGCGTGCGCGCCGCGCGGAAAGAAGCGAAGCTGCGCGCCGACGTCGCCGAGCTGCAATTGCAGGCTGATCGCTACCGCGCGCTGTTGTTCGCCGAGCCGCAGATCCTGATTGCGTGGCCAGCCGGTGGCCATCGCCCGCAGATCTCCGGCGACACGTCGATGCTGGTGCCGGCGGATCAGCCGCAACGCGTTCTCGCTTTCGGCGCCTGGCTGCCGCCGGAACCGGCGCTGCAGCTCGATCGCGCCGTCGATGCGCTGCGCGAGATCGGCGAAAGCTTCAGCCTGAATCTCACGACGTCGCACGGCCATGCGATCGAAGCCATGGGCCGCGCCATCGGCGGCCAGGCCATCGTGCGCATCCGTGAATTGTCCGGCCTGCGGCGCGAGCTCGCCGAGACGCAGATCAGGTTCAGGGCGCTCGGCGAGGAAACGGAGTCGCTGCGCGCGCTGGCTGCGGCGCTACCGTGGCCGATCTGGGCGCGGCAGGCCAATGGCGGGCTCACCTACGTCAACGCCGCCTATGCCCGCGCAGCCGACGCCCGCGACGTGCCGGACGCCATCAGCCGCAACCTCGAACTGCTCGACTCCGCCGACCGCACCAACCTGCAGCGCGCGCTCGGTGCGGGCGGCCGCTTCGAGGGCCGGCTGCCGATCGTGACCGCCGGCGGCGAGCGCCGCATGCACGACGTGCGCGCCTTCACGCTCGGCAGCGGCAGCGCCGGCGTCGCCATCGATGCCAGCGAGGCGGCTGCGCTCGATGCGGCTGTGGTGCGGATGAGGGAAGCGCACCGCCGCACGCTCGACCAGCTGTCGTCGGGCGTCGCCGTGTTCGACGGCCAGCGGCGGCTCGCCTTTTACAACGATTCCTATCGGCGTCTGTGGGATCTCGACACCGCATTCCTCGACGGCCAGCCGGACGACTCCTCGGTGCTCGACCGTCTTCGCGCCGGTCGCAAGCTGCCCGAGCAGGCCGACTTCCGCGCCTGGAAGGCCAAGCTGCACGAGGCCTATCGCGCCGTCGAGGCCGCCAAGGACACCTGGTTCCTGCCGGACGGGCGCGCGCTGTCCGTCGTCACCACGCCCAACCCGGAAGGCGGCGTCACCTACTTGTTCGACGACGTCACCGAGAGCTTCGATCTCGCCCGCCGCTTCGACGGACTGATCCGGGTGCAGCGCGAGACGCTCGACAGCCTCGCCGAGGGCGTCGCGGTGTTCGGCAGCAATGGCCGGGTCGAGCTGTTCAATCCGGCCTTCGCGCGCATGTGGCGCCTGACGCCGGAGGCCTTGCGCGGACACCCGCACATCGACATCGTCGAATCCTGGTGCCGGACGCTCTATGATGAGCCGACGGCGTGGCGCACCATCCGTGAGGCCATCACCTCGATCGAGAACCGGATCGACATTGCGCTGAAGCTCGAGCGCAAGGACGGCAGCGTGCTCGACTGCATGAGCCGCCCCCTGCCCGACGGCGCCACGATGCTGACCTTCCAGGACATCACCGACACCGAGAATGTCGAGCGAGCCTTGCGCGAGAGCAACGACGCGCTCGAAGCCGCCGGCCAGATGAAGATCGACTTCGTCCACCACGTGTCCTACGAGCTGCGTGCACCGCTCACCACGATCATCGGCTTCGCGCATTTCCTGTCGGATCCGTCGACCGGGCCGCTGACGCCGAAGCAGGCCGAGTATCTCGAGTACGTCACCAAATCGACCAACGCGCTGCTGGCGCTGACCAACAACATTCTCGACCTCGCCACCATCGATGCCGGCGCGATGAAGCTCGAGCTCGGACCGGTCGATGCGGCCAAGGCCATCGATGCCGCCGCCGAGGGCGTGCAGGACCGGCTTGCCACCGACCGCATCCGGCTCAATGTCGAGGTCGATCCCAATGTCGGCTCCTTCGTCGGCGACGAGCGCCGCGTCGTGCAGGTGCTGTACAATCTGCTTGCCAATGCGGTCGGTTTCTCGCCGCCGGATTCGAGCGTCGTGGTCAGCGCCCGCCGCACCGCTCACAGCGTCGCCTTCTCGGTCACCGATTCCGGCCCCGGCATTCCGCCCGAAGTGAAGGACAAGGTGTTCGAGTGGTTCGAGAGCCATTCGCAGGGCTCGCGCCATCGCGGCGCCGGGCTCGGTCTGTCGCTGGTGCGCTCTTTCGTCGAGCTGCATGGCGGCAGGGTGCGGATGGATTCAGTGGTCGGCAAGGGCACCACGGTCACCTGTGATTTCCCGACCGATCACGTCGCGCAACGCAACGCCGCGGAATGA
- a CDS encoding AAA family ATPase — protein sequence MIRTIVLATQKGGSGKSTLAMGLAVAAQQAGEIVRLIETDPQGTLSYWQSRRGLAEPFVEPIQQVSDIGRRLDALARGGVTLAVIDTSSGINALTRAAIDQADLCLVPARPCVADIVASAPTVKIIQNSRRRFAFVLNQAPRRGQRASEAANALSQGDRDLADIIAKPLIILRNDHQDALAAGLGVTEFNDGGKSAEEIRLLWQWIEQRLGQSDACHALRAAGAESRSLMANAVAPPPNEASLSWDACL from the coding sequence ATGATACGCACGATCGTATTGGCCACACAGAAGGGCGGCAGCGGCAAGAGCACGCTGGCGATGGGTCTCGCGGTTGCAGCTCAACAGGCCGGGGAGATCGTGCGCCTGATCGAGACGGATCCTCAGGGCACGCTATCCTACTGGCAGAGTCGACGCGGGCTCGCCGAGCCTTTCGTCGAACCGATTCAGCAGGTCTCGGATATCGGCCGCCGCCTGGACGCCCTGGCGCGCGGCGGCGTGACGCTCGCGGTGATCGACACGTCGAGCGGCATCAACGCCCTGACCCGCGCCGCGATCGACCAGGCCGATCTATGCCTGGTGCCGGCGCGTCCGTGCGTCGCCGACATCGTTGCCTCGGCGCCGACGGTGAAGATCATCCAGAACAGCCGCCGCCGCTTCGCCTTCGTGCTCAACCAGGCGCCACGTCGGGGCCAGCGCGCGAGCGAGGCCGCGAATGCGTTGAGCCAGGGCGATCGCGATCTCGCTGACATCATCGCCAAACCGCTGATCATCCTGCGCAACGATCATCAGGATGCCCTCGCCGCGGGATTGGGCGTCACCGAATTCAACGACGGCGGCAAATCGGCCGAGGAGATCCGGCTGCTTTGGCAATGGATCGAGCAGCGGCTCGGCCAAAGCGACGCATGCCATGCGCTGCGCGCGGCGGGTGCCGAGTCGCGTTCCTTAATGGCCAACGCCGTCGCGCCCCCGCCGAACGAGGCGAGTCTCTCCTGGGACGCCTGCCTGTAA
- the coaBC gene encoding bifunctional phosphopantothenoylcysteine decarboxylase/phosphopantothenate--cysteine ligase CoaBC — MASLTIRKLDESLKTYLRLRSAQNGRSVEEEVRVILRALIEPVDPSEPPTHPPEPTALPEVPQPGQAREARVTLIIGGGIAAYKSLDLIRRLKERHIRVRCVLTKAATQFVTELAASALAGDRVFTDLFDARSEFDVGHIRLARDCDLIVVAPATADLMAKMAHGHADDLASAVLLAASRPILLAPAMNPMMWSNPATRRNAATLQRDGIQMIGPNAGEMAEKGEAGVGRMAEPIEIAETVVRLLKPAVPQPLADKRVLITAGPTHEPIDPVRYIANRSSGKQGYAIAAAAQAAGADVRLISGPVELSDPRGVSVTHVESARQMLEAVAAELPADVAIFAAAVADWRVANEGGQKLKKTDKTIPPLQLVENPDILATISKLKEKRPGLVIGFAAETEHLIDNAKAKFARKGCDWIVANDVSPATGVMGGDRNTVHLLTRDADGVHVASWPIMTKDEVATALVAEIAKQLTKPTGPAA, encoded by the coding sequence ATGGCCAGCCTGACCATCCGCAAGCTCGACGAGTCCTTGAAGACCTATCTGCGCCTGCGCTCCGCGCAGAACGGGCGCTCCGTCGAGGAGGAAGTCCGGGTCATCCTGCGCGCGCTGATCGAGCCGGTCGATCCCTCCGAGCCGCCGACGCACCCGCCTGAACCGACGGCGCTGCCCGAGGTCCCGCAGCCCGGCCAAGCCCGAGAGGCCCGCGTCACCCTGATCATCGGCGGCGGCATCGCGGCGTACAAATCGCTCGACCTGATCCGGCGCCTCAAGGAGCGCCACATCCGCGTTCGCTGCGTGCTGACCAAGGCCGCGACACAGTTCGTGACCGAGCTCGCGGCGAGCGCGCTCGCCGGCGACCGCGTTTTCACCGATCTGTTCGACGCGCGCAGCGAGTTCGACGTCGGCCACATCCGGCTGGCGCGCGACTGCGACCTGATCGTGGTGGCGCCGGCCACCGCCGACCTGATGGCCAAGATGGCGCACGGCCACGCCGACGACCTCGCCAGCGCCGTGCTGCTCGCAGCGAGCCGGCCGATCCTGCTGGCGCCGGCCATGAACCCGATGATGTGGAGCAACCCGGCGACCCGCCGCAACGCCGCGACGTTGCAGCGCGACGGCATCCAGATGATCGGGCCGAACGCGGGAGAGATGGCCGAGAAAGGCGAGGCCGGTGTCGGCCGCATGGCCGAGCCGATCGAGATCGCCGAGACCGTGGTGCGCCTGCTGAAGCCGGCCGTGCCGCAACCGCTCGCAGACAAGCGCGTGCTGATCACGGCGGGCCCGACGCACGAGCCGATCGATCCGGTGCGCTACATCGCCAACCGCTCCTCCGGCAAGCAGGGCTATGCGATCGCCGCCGCGGCGCAGGCCGCGGGCGCCGACGTGCGGCTGATCTCCGGTCCGGTCGAGCTTTCCGACCCCAGGGGCGTCTCCGTCACCCATGTCGAATCGGCGCGGCAAATGCTGGAGGCGGTCGCGGCCGAGCTGCCGGCCGACGTCGCGATCTTCGCTGCGGCCGTCGCCGACTGGCGCGTCGCCAACGAAGGCGGCCAGAAGCTGAAGAAAACGGACAAGACGATCCCGCCGTTGCAGCTGGTCGAGAACCCGGACATTCTCGCCACCATCTCGAAACTGAAAGAGAAGCGCCCCGGTCTGGTGATCGGCTTCGCCGCCGAGACCGAGCATCTGATCGACAACGCGAAAGCCAAGTTCGCGCGCAAGGGCTGCGACTGGATCGTCGCCAACGACGTCTCGCCGGCCACGGGCGTGATGGGCGGTGATCGCAACACCGTGCATCTCTTGACGCGCGACGCCGACGGCGTCCATGTCGCGTCGTGGCCGATCATGACCAAGGACGAGGTTGCGACCGCGCTGGTCGCCGAGATCGCCAAGCAACTGACCAAGCCGACAGGACCTGCTGCGTGA
- the tsaE gene encoding tRNA (adenosine(37)-N6)-threonylcarbamoyltransferase complex ATPase subunit type 1 TsaE gives MTDQLTFTTTLADEPATAALMADLALLIGPGALITLTGDLGAGKTAAARAMIRYLAGDDELEVPSPTFTLAQSYDLPDFPLVHADLYRIGNPSELEEIGLSPLPEGTVVLIEWPERATDALPQDRIDIAFRHDSPQGDTARLAEITGLGKAAAVVARLNSLREFLTEAGHAKSRRERMAGDASTRSYARLHKGERVFILMNSPKRPDGPAVYNGKPYSGAVHLAEDVRPFVAIAGALRGRGISAPKINDADLDHGFLITEDLGRDGVIEGDPPRPIVTRYEAATDLLAALHGQDVPSVLPLAPQVTYTVPTFDVDAMLIEIGLMPEWYLPDRGVQASQVLRGEFLEMWRDLLEAPLATKPTWVIRDYHSPNLLWLPAREGIARVGVIDFQDAVMGPPAYDVVSLAQDARIDVSAAIEQALLDRYVAARQAADADFDAEEFRAHYAIMSAQRNTRLLGTFARLNRRDGKPHYLKHQPRIWDYLHRALAHAALDPLRAWYAANVPPPAGAV, from the coding sequence ATGACGGACCAGCTGACATTCACCACGACGCTCGCGGACGAGCCCGCAACCGCCGCCCTGATGGCCGACCTCGCGCTTTTGATCGGCCCCGGCGCGCTGATCACGCTCACGGGCGATCTCGGTGCCGGCAAGACCGCCGCAGCCCGGGCCATGATCCGCTATCTCGCCGGCGACGACGAACTCGAGGTACCGAGCCCGACCTTCACCCTGGCGCAGAGCTACGACCTGCCGGACTTTCCGCTGGTGCACGCCGATCTCTACCGCATCGGCAATCCGTCGGAGCTCGAGGAGATCGGCCTGTCGCCGCTGCCCGAAGGCACCGTCGTGCTGATCGAATGGCCCGAGCGCGCCACGGACGCCCTGCCGCAGGACCGCATCGACATCGCATTCCGCCACGATTCGCCACAGGGCGATACCGCGCGCCTTGCCGAGATCACCGGCCTTGGCAAGGCGGCTGCGGTCGTCGCGCGCCTGAACAGCCTGCGCGAATTTCTGACCGAGGCCGGCCACGCCAAATCGCGGCGCGAGCGCATGGCCGGCGACGCCTCGACCCGCTCCTATGCGCGGCTCCACAAGGGCGAGCGCGTCTTCATCCTGATGAACTCGCCGAAGCGGCCCGACGGCCCGGCGGTCTACAACGGCAAGCCCTACAGCGGCGCCGTGCATCTTGCCGAGGACGTTCGTCCGTTCGTCGCGATCGCCGGCGCGTTGCGCGGCCGCGGCATCTCGGCGCCGAAGATCAACGATGCCGACCTCGACCATGGTTTCCTGATCACCGAGGATCTTGGCCGCGACGGCGTCATCGAAGGTGACCCGCCACGCCCGATCGTCACGCGCTACGAGGCCGCGACCGATCTGCTGGCTGCCCTGCACGGCCAGGACGTGCCGTCGGTGCTGCCGCTGGCGCCGCAGGTGACCTACACGGTGCCGACCTTCGATGTCGACGCCATGCTGATCGAGATCGGGCTGATGCCCGAATGGTACCTGCCCGATCGCGGGGTGCAGGCGTCGCAGGTGCTGCGCGGCGAATTCCTCGAGATGTGGCGTGACCTGCTGGAGGCGCCGCTCGCGACGAAGCCGACCTGGGTGATCCGCGACTATCATTCGCCGAACCTGCTATGGCTACCGGCGCGGGAGGGCATCGCGCGGGTCGGCGTGATCGACTTCCAGGACGCCGTCATGGGCCCGCCGGCCTACGACGTCGTCTCGCTGGCCCAGGACGCCCGTATCGATGTCTCAGCCGCCATCGAACAGGCGCTGCTCGATCGCTACGTCGCGGCGCGCCAGGCGGCGGATGCGGATTTCGACGCGGAAGAATTCCGCGCGCACTACGCCATCATGTCGGCCCAGCGCAACACCCGCCTGCTCGGCACCTTCGCCCGGCTCAACCGCCGCGACGGCAAGCCGCATTACCTGAAGCATCAGCCGCGCATCTGGGACTACCTGCACCGCGCGCTGGCGCATGCGGCGCTCGACCCGCTGCGCGCCTGGTATGCCGCGAACGTGCCGCCACCGGCGGGTGCTGTTTGA
- a CDS encoding Crp/Fnr family transcriptional regulator: protein MAVSSPDLKAFLRATPFFGGLSDASLDSLASMLVERRFEVGAPVFAEGEPGRSMFIVRSGTLAVSERVESGRILRMAGLAPGDFFGEMTLLEMQNRSATVVAETPTVLYELTAQTLYAFYKADIQAYVIVMQNINRELCRRLRRADERIKKLEMREAGSR, encoded by the coding sequence ATGGCTGTCAGCTCGCCCGATCTGAAAGCATTCCTGCGCGCCACGCCGTTCTTCGGCGGCCTGTCGGACGCGAGCCTCGACTCGTTGGCTTCAATGCTGGTCGAGCGCCGCTTCGAGGTCGGCGCTCCCGTTTTTGCGGAAGGAGAGCCGGGGCGCTCGATGTTCATCGTACGCAGCGGCACGCTCGCGGTCAGCGAGCGCGTCGAGTCCGGGCGTATCCTTCGCATGGCAGGTCTGGCGCCCGGCGATTTCTTCGGCGAGATGACGCTCTTGGAAATGCAGAACAGGTCGGCGACGGTGGTCGCGGAGACGCCCACCGTGCTCTACGAGCTGACGGCGCAAACGCTCTATGCGTTCTACAAGGCGGACATCCAGGCTTATGTGATCGTGATGCAGAATATCAATCGCGAGCTGTGCCGACGCCTGCGCCGTGCCGATGAGCGCATCAAGAAGCTGGAGATGCGGGAGGCCGGATCGCGGTAG
- the dut gene encoding dUTP diphosphatase, translating to MTQTIAIDVQILPHGEGLPLPAYQTPHAAGLDLLAAVPADAPLVLAPGSHAMVLTGLSIALPAGYEAQVRPRSGLAARHGVTVLNSPGTVDADYRGEVCVLLINHGKEPFTIRRGERIAQMVIATVARAELSIVTSLSSTARGSGGFGSTGR from the coding sequence GTGACACAGACGATTGCCATCGACGTTCAAATCCTGCCGCATGGCGAAGGCCTGCCGCTGCCGGCCTATCAGACCCCGCATGCCGCCGGCCTCGATCTGCTCGCCGCGGTTCCCGCCGATGCGCCGCTGGTGCTCGCGCCCGGCAGCCACGCGATGGTGCTGACCGGACTCTCGATCGCGCTGCCCGCCGGCTACGAGGCGCAGGTGCGGCCGCGCTCCGGCTTGGCCGCGCGTCACGGCGTCACCGTGCTGAACTCACCTGGTACCGTCGATGCGGACTATCGCGGCGAGGTCTGTGTGCTCCTGATCAATCACGGCAAGGAACCGTTTACGATCCGCCGCGGCGAGCGCATCGCGCAGATGGTGATCGCCACCGTCGCGCGCGCCGAGCTCAGTATCGTCACGTCGCTGTCGTCGACGGCGCGCGGAAGCGGCGGTTTCGGCTCGACGGGTCGTTGA
- the mutM gene encoding bifunctional DNA-formamidopyrimidine glycosylase/DNA-(apurinic or apyrimidinic site) lyase has product MPELPEVETVRRGLQPVMEGAKIVTAEARRGDLRFPFQPDFAKRLQGQTVTGLGRRAKYLLADLGSGDVLLMHLGMSGSFRVIKPEHETTPGEFHYPRGKDSVHDHVVFHMSSGAEIVFNDPRRFGFMKIIARGKLDAEPHLKDLGPEPLGNAFDAAMLARACANKKTSLKAALLDQRVVAGLGNIYVCEALFRAHLSPRRLAATLATRKGEPTDHAKRLVEAIHTVLNEAIRAGGSSLRDHRQTSGELGYFQHSFQVYDREGEPCRTGGCEGVVKRFVQNGRSTFWCPKCQR; this is encoded by the coding sequence ATGCCTGAGCTGCCCGAAGTCGAGACCGTCCGCCGCGGGCTGCAGCCGGTCATGGAGGGCGCGAAGATCGTCACCGCCGAGGCCCGGCGCGGCGATCTGCGGTTTCCGTTCCAGCCCGATTTTGCGAAGCGCCTGCAGGGCCAGACCGTCACCGGGCTCGGCCGGCGCGCCAAATATCTCTTGGCCGATCTCGGCTCCGGCGACGTGCTCTTGATGCATCTGGGCATGTCCGGCTCGTTCCGCGTGATCAAGCCGGAGCACGAGACGACGCCCGGCGAGTTTCACTATCCGCGCGGCAAGGACAGCGTCCACGACCACGTCGTGTTTCACATGTCCTCCGGCGCCGAGATCGTGTTCAACGATCCGCGCCGCTTCGGCTTCATGAAGATCATCGCGCGCGGTAAGCTCGATGCCGAACCGCATCTGAAGGATCTCGGGCCGGAGCCGCTGGGCAACGCGTTCGATGCGGCGATGCTGGCGCGCGCCTGCGCCAACAAGAAGACCAGCCTGAAGGCGGCGCTGCTCGACCAGCGCGTCGTCGCGGGGCTTGGCAACATCTATGTCTGTGAGGCGCTGTTCCGCGCGCACCTGTCGCCGCGCCGGCTGGCGGCGACGCTCGCCACCAGGAAGGGTGAGCCCACCGACCACGCGAAGCGGCTGGTCGAGGCGATCCACACCGTGCTCAACGAGGCGATCCGCGCCGGCGGCTCGTCGCTGCGCGACCACCGCCAGACCAGCGGCGAGCTCGGCTACTTCCAGCATTCGTTCCAGGTCTATGACCGCGAAGGCGAGCCGTGCCGCACCGGAGGATGCGAGGGCGTGGTGAAGCGCTTCGTGCAGAACGGCCGCTCGACGTTCTGGTGTCCGAAGTGCCAGAGGTGA
- the ubiB gene encoding 2-polyprenylphenol 6-hydroxylase yields MISALTHITRLARAAFVFAREGVFGAVDPSLAPPPGQLALKLARLIERPGAKSGPRLSRALERMGPAYLKLGQFLATRPDVVGVIMARDLESLQDRLPPFPQAEAEAVIAAALERPISQLFTSLSPPVAAASIAQVHRGEVERDGIRHAVAVKVLRPNVAARFRRDLSDFFFVAENAEAHSSEARRLRLVEVINTMSRSVAMEMDLRLEAAALSEMAENIKDDPDFRVPTVDWDRTANTVLTMEWIDGIALNDHVRLAQANVDLPDVGRKVIQSFLRHALRDGFFHADMHPGNLFLDKEGRLVAVDFGIMGRLGMKERRFLAEILLGFITRDYRRVAEVHFEAGYVPPHHSVENFAQAIRAIGEPIHNRTAEEISMAKLLTLLLEVTGLFDMRTRPELILLQKTMVVVEGVARGFDPKLDIWKVADPVVREWIERNLGPIGRIQGAVSGVGDLVRLSATLPVLAARAAAVLEHMETMTRDGLRLSPETIAAMGRTEGKKSRWRAIALWVIALTFIGILFAVLRL; encoded by the coding sequence GTGATCTCCGCACTCACTCATATTACGCGGCTCGCCCGGGCCGCCTTCGTGTTCGCGCGCGAGGGCGTGTTCGGTGCCGTCGATCCCAGTCTGGCGCCGCCGCCCGGCCAGCTCGCGCTGAAGCTCGCGCGCCTGATCGAGCGGCCCGGCGCCAAGTCCGGACCCCGGCTGTCGCGGGCGCTGGAGCGGATGGGCCCGGCCTATCTCAAGCTCGGCCAGTTCCTGGCGACGCGGCCCGACGTGGTCGGCGTCATCATGGCGCGCGACCTCGAATCGCTGCAGGATCGTCTGCCGCCGTTCCCGCAGGCCGAGGCCGAGGCTGTCATCGCCGCCGCACTCGAACGTCCGATCAGCCAGCTGTTCACGTCTCTCAGCCCTCCGGTCGCGGCGGCGTCGATCGCGCAGGTTCATCGCGGCGAGGTCGAACGCGACGGCATCCGTCACGCCGTCGCGGTCAAGGTGCTCCGGCCCAACGTGGCCGCGCGGTTTCGCCGCGACCTCTCCGACTTCTTCTTCGTGGCCGAGAACGCCGAGGCGCATTCGTCGGAAGCGCGGCGGCTGCGCCTCGTCGAGGTCATCAACACGATGTCGCGCTCGGTCGCGATGGAGATGGATCTCCGTCTCGAAGCAGCCGCGCTGTCGGAGATGGCGGAGAACATCAAGGACGATCCGGACTTCCGCGTGCCCACGGTCGATTGGGACCGCACCGCCAACACCGTGCTGACGATGGAGTGGATCGACGGCATCGCGCTGAACGACCACGTCCGGCTGGCGCAGGCCAATGTCGACCTGCCCGACGTCGGCCGCAAGGTGATCCAGAGCTTCCTGCGCCACGCGCTGCGCGACGGCTTCTTCCACGCCGACATGCACCCCGGCAACCTGTTCCTCGACAAGGAAGGGCGCCTCGTCGCGGTCGATTTCGGCATCATGGGTCGGCTCGGCATGAAGGAGCGGCGCTTCCTCGCCGAAATCCTGCTCGGCTTCATCACCCGCGACTATCGCCGCGTCGCCGAGGTGCATTTCGAGGCCGGCTACGTGCCGCCGCATCATTCGGTGGAGAATTTCGCCCAGGCCATCCGCGCCATCGGCGAGCCGATCCACAACCGCACGGCCGAAGAGATCTCGATGGCCAAGCTGCTGACCCTGCTGCTCGAGGTCACCGGCCTGTTCGACATGCGGACGCGGCCCGAGCTGATCCTGCTGCAGAAGACCATGGTGGTGGTCGAGGGCGTCGCGCGTGGCTTCGATCCCAAGCTCGACATTTGGAAGGTCGCGGATCCCGTCGTGCGCGAATGGATCGAGCGCAATCTCGGACCGATCGGCCGCATCCAGGGCGCGGTGTCCGGGGTCGGCGACCTGGTCCGGCTCAGCGCGACCCTGCCGGTGCTCGCCGCCCGCGCCGCCGCGGTGCTCGAGCACATGGAGACCATGACCCGCGACGGCCTTAGGCTGTCGCCCGAGACCATCGCCGCCATGGGCCGCACCGAAGGCAAGAAGAGCCGCTGGCGCGCGATCGCGCTGTGGGTCATCGCGCTGACCTTCATCGGCATTTTGTTCGCGGTGCTGAGGCTGTGA
- the ubiE gene encoding bifunctional demethylmenaquinone methyltransferase/2-methoxy-6-polyprenyl-1,4-benzoquinol methylase UbiE — translation MDQPDQTTHFGFRDVPLGEKQTLVNEVFHSVASRYDVMNDLMSGGLHRVWKDIMINTLNPPKSDAPFALLDVAGGTGDISFRAARKAGSGFHATVCDINGDMLEVGRQRAYKLGLDDRVDFVEGNAEKLAFPDRSFDAYTIAFGIRNVPQIELALAEAHRVLKHGGRFLCLEFSTVEVPGLDKLYDLFSFNVIPQLGRAVTGDAESYRYLVESIRQFPRPSAFAEMISAAGFARTSWQTLSGGIVALHSGWRL, via the coding sequence ATGGATCAGCCGGACCAGACCACTCATTTCGGCTTCAGGGATGTGCCTCTGGGCGAGAAGCAGACGCTGGTGAACGAGGTGTTTCACAGCGTGGCGTCGCGCTATGACGTGATGAACGACCTGATGTCGGGCGGGCTGCACCGCGTCTGGAAGGACATCATGATCAACACGCTGAACCCGCCGAAGAGCGACGCGCCGTTCGCGCTGCTCGACGTGGCCGGCGGCACCGGCGACATCTCCTTTCGCGCCGCCAGGAAGGCGGGCTCAGGCTTCCACGCCACCGTCTGCGACATCAACGGCGACATGCTCGAAGTCGGCCGCCAGCGCGCCTACAAGCTGGGTCTCGACGACCGGGTCGATTTCGTCGAGGGCAATGCGGAGAAGCTCGCCTTTCCCGACCGCTCGTTCGACGCCTATACGATCGCGTTCGGCATCCGCAACGTGCCGCAGATCGAGCTGGCGCTCGCCGAGGCGCATCGCGTGCTCAAGCACGGCGGGCGCTTTTTGTGCCTGGAGTTCTCGACCGTCGAGGTGCCCGGGCTCGACAAGCTTTATGACCTGTTCTCCTTCAACGTGATCCCGCAGCTCGGCCGCGCCGTCACCGGGGACGCCGAGTCCTACCGCTATCTGGTCGAATCGATTCGGCAGTTTCCACGGCCCAGCGCCTTCGCCGAGATGATCTCGGCGGCGGGCTTTGCCCGCACGTCCTGGCAGACCCTCTCCGGTGGCATCGTCGCACTTCATTCCGGCTGGCGTTTGTGA